GGCGTTGGAGCGCACGGCGCGCGAGCTCGCCGCCTGGCAACGCGCGCTCGCCGTCGATCCGCCGATCTTCGCCTGCGTCAATATCGGTTCGCGGCAATTGCTGCGTCACGATCTCCTGCGCGACGTCAAAAGCGTGCTGATGCGCAACGACATCGTCAAAGGCAGCCTCAAGCTCGAGCTGAACGAGGGGCTGGTGATGGAGAATCCGGAATATGCCGTGCAGATGCTGGCGCGTGTGAAGGAGCTCGGCGCCGGGCTCGCGATGAGCGACTTCGGCTCCGGCTATTCCTCGCTCGCCTATCTGCAGAGTTTTCCTTTCGACACGATCAAGATCGGCCGCTCCTTCGTGCGACAGACAGGCAAGGGCTCGCGCGCGGTGATTCTGCGCTCGCTGATCTCGCTCGCCCATGATCTCGGCATGGATGTCGTGGCGGAGGGCGCGGAGACGGAATCGGATGCGATCGAGCTCTATCAGCTCGGCTGCGCCTATGCGCAGGGCTATGCCTTCGGCCGCCCGATCAGCCCGGTCGAGGCGCGAAGGCTGGTCGGCGCAGCGCCCGAGGCGGCGTAGGGCAGCGGCGCCGCGCGATTTCACTTCGGCGATTTCAATCCGTAAGTTTCGAAACGCGCGATCTCGCTCTCTATCTCCGCCTCGGAGATCAGCACGGGCTCGCCGGCTATGCTCGCGAGATAATAGAGCCGCGCCAGCGCCTCGAGCTCCACAGCGCGCCACATGGCGCGGTCGAGGCTTTCGCCGAGCGCGATCATGCCGTGATTGCCGAGCAGCACGCCATGCGCGTGGCCCAATCCCTCCACCGCGAGATCGGAGAGCGCCTGCGTGCCGAAAGGCGCATAGCCCGTGCAACGAATGCGCGACGTGCGGAAAATGCCGATCATGTAATGCACGGAGGGAATTTCGCGGCGCAGCGCGGCGAGCGTCGTCGCATAGGTCGAATGCGTGTGGACGACAGCCTGCACATCCGCTCGCGCGCGCAAAATGTCGCGATGCATGCGCCATTCGCTGGAAGGCGCGAGCGGCCCTTCCGCCGCGCTGTCGCCCTCGAGCGGCATGCGCGCGATCATCTGCGGGGTCATCGAGGCGTAGGAGATTCCGCTCGGCGTGATCAGCATCGCTTCGCCGTCGCGCACGGAAATATTGCCCGCCGTGCCTTGATTGAGTCCAAGCGCGTTCATGCTCCGCGCAGCTTCGACGATCGCCTCACGCGTGTTCGCGCCAGTCATTCCGGGTTCCCCTGCCAGCGGCGCGCGCCCCTTGCCGCGGCGCGCGCGAGCCCCTACATCCGCAAGACTCTTTTTCCAGCCGAGGCTCGGATGACACAAGAACAAAATACGAAACCGGCGAGCTGGCACGCGACGACCATCGTCCTGGTGAAGAAGAACGGCAAGACGGTCATCGCCGGCGACGGACAGGTGAGCCTCGGGCAGACGATCGTCAAGGCGAGCGCCAAGAAGGTGCGCCGGCTCGGCAAGGGCGACGTCATCGCGGGTTTCGCCGGCGCGACGGCGGACGCCTTCACTTTGTTCGAGCGGCTCGAGGGGAAGCTCGAGCAATATCCGGGGCAATTGACGCGCGCCTGCGTGGAGCTCGCCAAGGATTGGCGCATGGATCGCTATCTGCGCCGGCTCGAGGCGATGATGCTCGTCGCCGATCGCGAGGTGGGGCTGACGCTCACCGGCGCCGGCGACGTGCTGGAGCCGGAGGCCTTTGAGCATGGCTCCGTGGCGGCGATCGGCTCCGGCGGCAATTTCGCGCTGGCGGCGGCGCGCGCGCTGATCGATCAGCCGCTGGAGGCGGAGGCCATCGCCCGGCGCGCCATGGAGATCGCCGCCGAAATCTGCGTCTACACCAATCGCAACATCGTGATCGAGTCGATCTGATAGCGCCGAGAGAATCCCGAGGAACTGCATATGGCCGATTTTTCCCCGCGCGAGATCGTCTCCGAGCTCGACCGTTTCATCGTCGGGCAGAACGACGCCAAGCGCGCCGTCGCCATCGCCTTGCGCAACCGCTGGCGCAGGCTGCGCCTCGAAGGTTTTATGCGCGAGGAAGTGCTGCCCAAGAATATTTTGATGATCGGCCCGACGGGCTGCGGCAAGACCGAGATCGCGCGTCGCCTCGCCAAGCTCGCCAATGCACCTTTCCTCAAGGTCGAGGCGACGAAATTCACCGAGGTCGGCTATGTCGGCCGCGATGTCGAGCAGATCGTGCGCGACCTCGTCGAGGTGGCGATTCTGCTGGTGAAGGAGCGCCGGCGCAAAGATGTGGAGGCCAAGGCGCAGCTCGCGGCGGAGGAGCGCGTGCTCGACGCGCTGGTCGGCCCGGCGGCCTCGCCGGCGACGCGCGATTCCTTCCGCAAGAAGCTGCGCGCCGGGGAGGTCGACGACAAGGAGATCGAGATCGAGCTGGCGCAATCGGGCCCCTCGGTCCCGATGTTCGAGCTGCCGAACATGCCCGGCGCGAGCGTCTCCGCCTTCTCGATCGGCGACATATTCGGCAAGGCCTTCCAAGGCCGGCCCAAGCGCCGAAAAATGCAAGTGAAGGACGCGCATGGGCCGCTGCTCGCCGAGGAGAGCGACAAGCTCATCGACCAGGAGGAGAGCATTCGCGAGGCGATCTCCGAGGTCGAGAATAACGGCATCGTCTTCATCGACGAGATGGACAAGATCTGCGCCCGCGAGGGCAGGGGCGGCGCGGATGTCTCGCGCGAGGGCGTGCAACGCGATCTGCTGCCGCTGATCGAGGGCACCACGGTCGCGACCAAGCACGGGCCGGTGAAGACCGACCATGTGCTGTTCATCGCCTCCGGCGCCTTTCATGTGGCCAAGCCCTCGGATCTGCTGCCGGAGCTGCAGGGGCGTCTGCCGATCCGCGTCGAGCTCGCCTCGCTGGACGAGGAGGATTTCCGCCGCATCCTCACCGAGACCGAGGCCTGCCTCACCAAGCAATATGTGGCGCTGCTGGCGACAGAGGGCGTCGCGCTGGAGATCGCGCCATCGGCCGTGGACGCCATCGCTAAAGTCGCGGTTCAGGTGAACTCCTCGGTCGAAAACATAGGCGCGCGCCGCCTGCAGACGGTGATGGAGCGCGTGCTGGACGAGGTGAGCTTTTCGGCCTCCGACCGCGCCGGCGAGACGGTGACGATCGACGGCGATTATGTGGAGGAGCACATCGGCGATCTCGCCAAGAACCGCGATTTGAGCCGTTTCATTCTCTGATCGGAAAGGCCGAAAGCGGGCTTGCGGCGCGCGCCGGGCTGAACTATACAGCCCTCGCGCTGCAGCGGCGACGCCGCGCTTCGCCCCGCCCTCACCCCAGAGAGGGCGACAAAAAAAGTGGGGCCATAGCTCAGTTGGGAGAGCGCTTCAATGGCATTGAAGAGGTCGTCGGTTCGATTCCGTCTGGCTCCACCAAAGCTCTCCTCGAGAAACGCCCGAGCTTCGGCCGCCCCGCGATGAGCGCCTGGGAGCCGCGATAACGGCGTAATTCTCTGATGTTCAAGCGCGCGACCGCTTCCCCCCTCAAGATCACGAAAGTCATGGAACAGTCGCGAAAGCATCGTCTCCAGCATCTCGACATGCTGCGCGGCCTCTGTGCGCTGGGCGTCGTCGTCAGCCATTTGCGGTCGCTGCTGGTCGTCCCCTATGCGGAAGCCCACAGGCACAGCGTCGTCGACCTGATTCTCTTCACGCTCGGCGGCCTCGGCCATGAATGCGTGATCGCCTTTTTCGCGCTCAGCGGCTTTCTCGTCGGCGGCTCGACGCTGGCGGCGATGCGGGCGGGACGCTTCTCATGGGCGGATTATGGCGTCGCGCGGCTGTCGCGGCTGTGGACCGTGCTCCTCCCGGCGTTGGCGCTCACCGCCCTGCTGGACTTCGCCGGTTCCGCACTCGGGCCCGCAGGCGCCTATCAGGGAGCCCTGGCGGCGACAATTCCGAGCGGGCCGACGCCGACCGAGCCGGCGAATCATTCGCTCGCGACCTTCCTCGGCAATCTGATGTTCCTGCAGACGATCGACACGCCCGTCTTCGGTTCCAATCGGCCGCTGTGGAGTCTCGCCAACGAGGCTTGGTATTATTTGGCCTTCCCGCTGCTGGCCTTCGCCTTTTTTCACCGCGCCCCGCTCGTGCGGGCGCTCTGCGCCGCCGCCGGCCTGCTGGCGCTCGGATCGATGCCGGTCGAAATGACCCTTCTCGGCCTCCCCTGGATCGCCGGCGCGCTCGCCGCGGATCATCCGGCGCGTCCCTCGCTGGCGCGCGCGCTTCTCGGCGCGGCCGCGACGGTGGCGGCCGTCGGCGCCGCGCATGCGTGGCGCACGATCGTCGGCGACATTATTCTGGGCTGCGCCATCGCCTTCTGGCTGCGCGATCTCGCCGCCGTCCGGCCTATCGGCGGGCTCTACGCCGGCGCGGCGCAGGGGCTTTCGGATATTTCCTACACGCTCTACGCCGTGCATTTCCCGCTGCTGCTGATGCTGTGGTTCTGGCTGCTGGCGCCCGAGCAGAGCGAGCCGGGATTCGCCGTGCTCGCGCGAATGGCCCTGCTCATGGCCGTCGCGCTCGCCTATGCGACCGCCGTCTGGTTCCTGTTCGAGCGCCGCACCGACGCCGTGCGCGGCTGGATGCGGCAGCGGCTCAGGGGCTTTCGGCTGGTCCTTTCGGCGCGGCGGCCATAAAGGCCGATCAGGCGTCAGTCCTTGGCGCGGAACGCCATTTTCTGGCCCCAGGCGGCCCGGATCTGATCCTTCACCGCATGCGGCAAGGGAATATATTGCAGCGTTTTCGCCGCCTTGTCGCCATGCGCGAAAGCCCAGTCGAAGAATTTCAGCACGGCCGCCGCATTTTCCGCCTTGGCCTGCGATTTCGGCACGAGAACGAAGGTCGCCGTGACCAGCGGCCAGCTCTTGTCTCCCGGCATATTCGTCAGATCGACGGAGAAATTATCGGCCGCGGCCCAATCCGCATTCATCGCCGCCGCTGCGAACGTCTCTTCGCTCGGCGCGACGAATTTTCCGGCGCGGTTGAGGAGCTTGGCGGGAGAAAGATGATTGGTCGTGACATAGGAGTTTTCGGCGTAGCCTATGCTCCCTTTGGTTCTGGGAACCTCGCCCGACGTGCCGGCGCTGCCATGGACGCCGACGCCGCCGGCCCACTCCAGCGTCATCCCGACGCCCATGCGCGTTTTCCACGCTTCGCTCACCTTGGAGAGATAGCGCGACAACGCGAAAGTCGTTCCCGAGGCGTTGGAATGGTGGATCGGGACGATCAGAAGATCTGGAAGCGAGAGGCCGTGATTGAGCGCGACGATGCGCGGATCGTTCCACCGCGTGATCGCGCCGAGATAGATATCGGCGATGACCGGCCCGTCGAGACGCAGCGCATTGGCGCCGACGCCGGGTATGTTGACGATCACATCGAGGCCGCCGACCACAGAAGGAAACTGCAAGAGATTGGCTTCCTCGATCCGCTTGGCGTCCATCGGAACGTCGGAGGCGCCGAAATCGACGGTGCCGACAGCGGCCTGTTTTTGTCCGACGCCGGAGCCGGTCGCCTGATAATTGACCTCGAATCCGAGGCTCGGCTTCGCCTCCTGCGCCCAGCGCGTGTAGATGGGCGCGGCGAAGGCCGAGCCGGTTCCCAAAAGGGCGGTCTCGGCGCGCGCGGCGTCGAGACTGGAGATGGCGGCGATCGAGATCATGAAAGCGGCGCCGGCGCTACGCATGTTCGTGCGTCCTATTGCGAGAGAAAATGTTCTGAGCTTCGTCTGCGTCAGATCGTGCGGTTGAGGGCGAGGGCGAAGACGTCGAAATTGCGCAGACGCGAGTTGGTCTCGCGTCTGATGGGACGATTGAGGAGCAGCGGGACTTGCTGCTCGGTGAGGCCGCCGTGCGAGCGTAGCGGCGCCGTCAGTCCCGCGAGATCATGCTTCTCCGCCGCGGTTCCGAGCGTGAAGAGGCGCTTCGCCAGCACGACGAGATCGCCGACGCGGTCATTGGGCAATTCGAAGCGCGCGCAGGCGGTCGCATTGTCGAGCACATGATCGACGCCTTCGAGCGCGCCGAGACATTGCGTCACTTCGGCGAGCATCGGCGCCGGCGCGGAGACGGTCGCATAAGAGCCGAGCGCGCCGTGATGCACGACATAAGGATCGGTGATCGGCAGAATGACGCGGCATGCGCCCGCGCCGAAGCGCGCATCCAATATGTCTTGCAGGAAGAGAATATTGGGGCGCCCGACGGAATCCGTCTTGGCGTTCATGCCGTGATCGGCGGTGACGCCGATGACCGCGCCCATCTTGTCGAGGCTCGAGAGATATTTGTCGAGCATCGCATAGAAGCTGTTTGCCGCGGGCGTTCCGGGCGCGTGCTTGTGCTGCACATAATCCGTCGTCGAGAGATAGACGATATCCGGCCGCATCGTCTTCATCAGCCAGACGCCGGCGGCGAGAACGAATTCCGACAATTGCGCGCTATAGACGGTGGGCGGCGGCAGGCCGATTTTGGCGAGCGCATCGTCGACGCCATTGTCTGCGAGCGTCGCCTCATTCGCCTTCTCGGCGGAGAAGCGAACGCCTTCCAGGCCGCAGCCGAGCAGCGCGCTCAGCTTGTCCTTCGCGGTGACCATGGCGACCTTGCGTCCGGCCTTGGAAAATTCGGCGAGGATCGTCGGCGCGCGAAGATATTTCGCGTCATTCATCAGCACTTCGACGCCTTGTTCGGGGTCGAAGAAATAATTTCCGCTTATGCCATGCACGCTCGGCGGCGCGCCGGTCACGATGGAGAGATTATTGGGATTGGTGAAGGAGGGCATCACGCAATCGGCCGTCAGCACCGTTCCACGCGTCGCGAGACTCTCGAAGAAGGGCGCGACTTCGGCGCGGATCGCTTGATTGATATATTCCTGCTCGCATCCGTCGATGCAGACGACGACGGTCGGCTCGGAGGGCGCCGCATAGCGCCTTCCGTTCACGGTGATTTCCGATGTCATATTCGCGCCCCGCTCTGTCTCGTCGCTGCGTTCGCGACTTCGGTTCGGCGCTGGTTCATCTAGCAGGCGCGGCTGCTATTTCGAAACGAATAAATCTCACAGCTCCTGTGACTGGCTTCGATATGCTTCACAAAAGCGTCACATCTGCGGGGTGTTCATCGCGCGAAAGAGAGTGAGTGACAAAAATGGCGCGCAAGCCGCTTCCGCTGAAAATGTTGCAGACGCTCGAAGCCGTCGTGCGCCTCGACGGCGTCTCCAATGCGGCCAAGGAACTCGGCGTGACGCATGGCGCCGTGAGCCGGCAGATCGCTTTGCTCGAGGACTGGCTCGGGCGCGCCTTGTTCGAGCGCGATCGTGGACGCCTGCGGCCACTCGATGAAACGCGCCAATTCGTCGCCGTCGTCACCGATTGCTTCGAGCGGATGGACGCGGCTCTGGGGCGCGTCAAGACCGCGCGGCGGCGTCTCAAGGTTTTCGCTCATGCGTCTTTCGCAATGTATTGGCTGGTGCCGAGGCTCGAACAATTCTACGCGCAAAATCCGGACGTGGACGTGCATGTGCAGACGCGGCAGACCGGAGAAGATCCCGCTTCGTCCTTCTTCGATGTCGCGATCATGCGCGGCGCAGAGCAGATCGGCAATTGGGAAGGCTCTCCTGTTCTACAGGAGAGCCTCACTCTATTGACGACGCGCGATCGTGCCGTGTCGCTCGCCGCGCGCGGCGCCGCGGCCTTGATGGGCGAGACATTCGCCGTCAGCGACACGCGGCCAGGCGAGATCGAGCGATGGCTCGAGATCGCCGGCCTGCCGCCGCTGCAGAAGTGGCGCGAGCGCCGCTTCGGGCATTTTCATACGGCGATCATGGCGGTTCTCAATGGCCAGGGGATCACTGTCGGGCCGATCGAATTGACCGGCGGCAAAGTCGCCGCCGAGGGGCTGCTCGCGGCGCCTTTCCCGCAGATCGTCGCGGCAGGGCCGCGCCATATCGCCTATATCGATCCGCAATCGGAGAGTTATCCGATCGCCAAGCGCTTCGTCCTCTGGCTGCGCGACGAAGCGGGCGCGATCTAATAGACGAATTTCGACGTCGTCCCACGGCCGCGCGGGGCGGGGCCGCTCTGTGCGCCCGACTTGCCCTCCACGCCCGGCGCGCCGGCGGCGAGCGCGCTCGCGTCCAGGGCCAAGGCCTCGTTCTGGTCGATGAAGCCGGAGCGGCCTTCGAAGGATTTTTGCGTCACCGTGCTCGGCGTCACATTCTGTCCGACGGCGGGGCCGGATGTGCGTCCGCTCTGAGTCGGCTGCTCGGCGATCGCCGCCGCGCCGCCGAGAATCAGAACGAGGCTCGTCCAATAGAGCGCGGACTTGCGCATGGCGTGTCTCCTCTCGCCGGAAATCGATCCGCCCCCTCGAGAAGCCCTACATCGAACCGCATCTCGAATCGGCAAGCGGAGGCGTTCTAAAGGCTCACCCGAGCCGCAGGCGCAGCGCCATCAGCGCGGCGGCGCAGGCGTTGGAGACATTGAGGCTCTTGATCGGCCCCGGCATGTCGAGCCGCGCCAAGAGATCGCAGCGCTCGCGCGTGAGGCGCCGCAGGCCTTTGCCTTCGGCGCCGAGCACCAGCGCCAGCGGCCTGCGCAGAGGGTTCGCCTCCAGCGGCTGCGGCCCCTCCGAATCGAGTCCGACGATCAGAAAATCGCGCGCGGCCAATTGCTCGAGCGCGCGGGCGAGATTGACGACGGAGACGATCGTCACATGCTCGAGCGCGCCCGAGGCCGCTTTGGCGAGGACGCCGGTGAAATCCGGACTGTGGCGCTCGGTCACGACCAGCGCGTCGACAGCGAAGGCCGCCGCCGTGCGCAGTATGGCGCCGACATTATGCGGATCGGTCACTTGATCGAGGACCAGAACCAGGCCGCTTTTCGGCTCTATGTCGGCGATATCCGCCTCGGGCAGGGGGCGCGCCTCGAGCATCAATCCCTGATGCACGCTCTC
This genomic window from Methylosinus sp. H3A contains:
- a CDS encoding class II aldolase/adducin family protein — encoded protein: MTGANTREAIVEAARSMNALGLNQGTAGNISVRDGEAMLITPSGISYASMTPQMIARMPLEGDSAAEGPLAPSSEWRMHRDILRARADVQAVVHTHSTYATTLAALRREIPSVHYMIGIFRTSRIRCTGYAPFGTQALSDLAVEGLGHAHGVLLGNHGMIALGESLDRAMWRAVELEALARLYYLASIAGEPVLISEAEIESEIARFETYGLKSPK
- the hslV gene encoding ATP-dependent protease subunit HslV, with the translated sequence MTQEQNTKPASWHATTIVLVKKNGKTVIAGDGQVSLGQTIVKASAKKVRRLGKGDVIAGFAGATADAFTLFERLEGKLEQYPGQLTRACVELAKDWRMDRYLRRLEAMMLVADREVGLTLTGAGDVLEPEAFEHGSVAAIGSGGNFALAAARALIDQPLEAEAIARRAMEIAAEICVYTNRNIVIESI
- the hslU gene encoding ATP-dependent protease ATPase subunit HslU, with the translated sequence MADFSPREIVSELDRFIVGQNDAKRAVAIALRNRWRRLRLEGFMREEVLPKNILMIGPTGCGKTEIARRLAKLANAPFLKVEATKFTEVGYVGRDVEQIVRDLVEVAILLVKERRRKDVEAKAQLAAEERVLDALVGPAASPATRDSFRKKLRAGEVDDKEIEIELAQSGPSVPMFELPNMPGASVSAFSIGDIFGKAFQGRPKRRKMQVKDAHGPLLAEESDKLIDQEESIREAISEVENNGIVFIDEMDKICAREGRGGADVSREGVQRDLLPLIEGTTVATKHGPVKTDHVLFIASGAFHVAKPSDLLPELQGRLPIRVELASLDEEDFRRILTETEACLTKQYVALLATEGVALEIAPSAVDAIAKVAVQVNSSVENIGARRLQTVMERVLDEVSFSASDRAGETVTIDGDYVEEHIGDLAKNRDLSRFIL
- a CDS encoding acyltransferase, producing MEQSRKHRLQHLDMLRGLCALGVVVSHLRSLLVVPYAEAHRHSVVDLILFTLGGLGHECVIAFFALSGFLVGGSTLAAMRAGRFSWADYGVARLSRLWTVLLPALALTALLDFAGSALGPAGAYQGALAATIPSGPTPTEPANHSLATFLGNLMFLQTIDTPVFGSNRPLWSLANEAWYYLAFPLLAFAFFHRAPLVRALCAAAGLLALGSMPVEMTLLGLPWIAGALAADHPARPSLARALLGAAATVAAVGAAHAWRTIVGDIILGCAIAFWLRDLAAVRPIGGLYAGAAQGLSDISYTLYAVHFPLLLMLWFWLLAPEQSEPGFAVLARMALLMAVALAYATAVWFLFERRTDAVRGWMRQRLRGFRLVLSARRP
- the pstS gene encoding phosphate ABC transporter substrate-binding protein PstS, encoding MRSAGAAFMISIAAISSLDAARAETALLGTGSAFAAPIYTRWAQEAKPSLGFEVNYQATGSGVGQKQAAVGTVDFGASDVPMDAKRIEEANLLQFPSVVGGLDVIVNIPGVGANALRLDGPVIADIYLGAITRWNDPRIVALNHGLSLPDLLIVPIHHSNASGTTFALSRYLSKVSEAWKTRMGVGMTLEWAGGVGVHGSAGTSGEVPRTKGSIGYAENSYVTTNHLSPAKLLNRAGKFVAPSEETFAAAAMNADWAAADNFSVDLTNMPGDKSWPLVTATFVLVPKSQAKAENAAAVLKFFDWAFAHGDKAAKTLQYIPLPHAVKDQIRAAWGQKMAFRAKD
- the phnA gene encoding phosphonoacetate hydrolase, whose product is MTSEITVNGRRYAAPSEPTVVVCIDGCEQEYINQAIRAEVAPFFESLATRGTVLTADCVMPSFTNPNNLSIVTGAPPSVHGISGNYFFDPEQGVEVLMNDAKYLRAPTILAEFSKAGRKVAMVTAKDKLSALLGCGLEGVRFSAEKANEATLADNGVDDALAKIGLPPPTVYSAQLSEFVLAAGVWLMKTMRPDIVYLSTTDYVQHKHAPGTPAANSFYAMLDKYLSSLDKMGAVIGVTADHGMNAKTDSVGRPNILFLQDILDARFGAGACRVILPITDPYVVHHGALGSYATVSAPAPMLAEVTQCLGALEGVDHVLDNATACARFELPNDRVGDLVVLAKRLFTLGTAAEKHDLAGLTAPLRSHGGLTEQQVPLLLNRPIRRETNSRLRNFDVFALALNRTI
- a CDS encoding LysR substrate-binding domain-containing protein, whose amino-acid sequence is MARKPLPLKMLQTLEAVVRLDGVSNAAKELGVTHGAVSRQIALLEDWLGRALFERDRGRLRPLDETRQFVAVVTDCFERMDAALGRVKTARRRLKVFAHASFAMYWLVPRLEQFYAQNPDVDVHVQTRQTGEDPASSFFDVAIMRGAEQIGNWEGSPVLQESLTLLTTRDRAVSLAARGAAALMGETFAVSDTRPGEIERWLEIAGLPPLQKWRERRFGHFHTAIMAVLNGQGITVGPIELTGGKVAAEGLLAAPFPQIVAAGPRHIAYIDPQSESYPIAKRFVLWLRDEAGAI
- the rlmB gene encoding 23S rRNA (guanosine(2251)-2'-O)-methyltransferase RlmB, which produces MSRPPAGKDRDHQSRDGKDRGRRPPPRQTASEEAPFRRPAGDIVVLYGAHAVREALVAGRRKLLTLYATEGAAERIAPLAAAAGLTPKIVDARALSQRLGEESVHQGLMLEARPLPEADIADIEPKSGLVLVLDQVTDPHNVGAILRTAAAFAVDALVVTERHSPDFTGVLAKAASGALEHVTIVSVVNLARALEQLAARDFLIVGLDSEGPQPLEANPLRRPLALVLGAEGKGLRRLTRERCDLLARLDMPGPIKSLNVSNACAAALMALRLRLG